From a region of the Constantimarinum furrinae genome:
- a CDS encoding alpha/beta fold hydrolase: protein MTNNLKKEGKFTYLELGQGTPIIVLHGLMGGLSNFDGVSDYFPEKGYKILIPELPIYSMSLLNTNVKNFAKYVSAFIDHIGEKQVILLGNSLGGHIGLLCTKMYPEKIKALIITGSSGLYESAMGESYPKRGDRDYIQKKAENVFYDPKVATKEIVDEVYATVNDRNKLIRTLAIAKSAIRHNMAKDLPHMHTPTCIIWGENDTVTPPEVAKEFHELLPDSDIFWIEKCGHAAMMEHPNEFNILLNNWLQKRGF from the coding sequence ATGACCAATAATCTTAAGAAAGAAGGAAAATTTACGTATCTCGAACTAGGTCAGGGTACCCCTATCATAGTGTTGCACGGACTCATGGGTGGCCTGAGTAATTTTGATGGGGTTTCGGATTATTTTCCAGAAAAGGGCTATAAAATCCTTATTCCTGAACTTCCCATTTACTCCATGTCACTCTTAAACACGAACGTGAAGAATTTCGCGAAATATGTATCGGCGTTTATTGATCATATTGGAGAAAAGCAAGTGATTCTTCTTGGTAATTCTTTAGGAGGACACATTGGTCTTCTATGCACAAAAATGTATCCTGAAAAGATCAAGGCCCTTATCATTACAGGAAGCTCGGGGCTATACGAAAGTGCCATGGGAGAAAGTTATCCCAAGCGCGGTGATCGGGACTATATTCAGAAGAAGGCAGAAAATGTTTTTTACGATCCAAAAGTTGCCACCAAAGAGATCGTTGATGAAGTATATGCCACGGTAAATGACCGCAACAAACTAATTCGCACACTGGCAATTGCCAAAAGTGCCATCCGTCATAATATGGCAAAAGATCTGCCACATATGCATACCCCTACCTGTATAATTTGGGGCGAAAATGACACGGTAACTCCGCCAGAGGTAGCCAAAGAGTTTCATGAGCTGTTACCCGATTCAGATATCTTCTGGATCGAAAAATGTGGTCATGCTGCCATGATGGAACATCCCAATGAATTCAATATCCTTCTCAATAACTGGCTTCAGAAAAGAGGATTTTAA
- the yihA gene encoding ribosome biogenesis GTP-binding protein YihA/YsxC produces MQIKSAEFVMSNSEVAKCPKNRLPEYAFIGRSNVGKSSLINMLMQRKNLAKTSGRPGKTQLINHFIVNQNWYLVDLPGYGYARVSKSSKKTFQKFITNYFEKRQQLVLAFVLIDCRHEPQPIDLEFMQWLGENQIPFAMIFTKADKLKPNALERNIEDYKTKMLETWEEIPPYFATSSSKGTGRDEVLQYIDAINEEISGNL; encoded by the coding sequence ATGCAAATCAAATCGGCAGAATTTGTAATGAGCAACAGTGAAGTTGCCAAATGCCCGAAAAACCGTCTTCCTGAATACGCGTTTATCGGCCGATCTAATGTTGGAAAATCTTCCCTTATCAATATGCTGATGCAGCGAAAAAATCTTGCAAAAACAAGCGGACGTCCGGGGAAAACACAACTCATCAATCATTTTATAGTCAATCAAAATTGGTATCTGGTCGATTTGCCCGGTTATGGATATGCACGGGTATCTAAATCGTCTAAGAAAACCTTTCAGAAGTTTATCACAAATTATTTTGAAAAACGGCAACAGCTTGTACTCGCCTTTGTACTTATCGATTGCAGACACGAACCGCAACCTATAGATTTGGAGTTTATGCAGTGGCTGGGTGAAAATCAGATTCCATTTGCGATGATATTTACCAAGGCCGACAAATTAAAACCAAATGCGCTGGAGCGGAATATTGAAGATTACAAGACTAAAATGCTGGAAACCTGGGAAGAAATTCCACCGTATTTTGCGACATCTTCCAGTAAGGGTACCGGTAGGGATGAGGTGCTTCAGTACATTGATGCTATCAATGAAGAAATAAGCGGGAACCTTTAA
- the gldC gene encoding gliding motility protein GldC, giving the protein MAKLTSDITINVVLDENKIPEKLRWSAKDGGVDMEEAKAIFLSVWDHNNKESLRIDLWTKDMPLDEMKIFFHQTLSAMADTFQRATNDEKMSATMKDFCDYFAEKLELKRE; this is encoded by the coding sequence ATGGCAAAACTTACTTCAGATATAACGATCAATGTAGTATTGGACGAAAATAAAATTCCTGAAAAATTAAGATGGTCTGCAAAAGATGGTGGGGTGGATATGGAAGAAGCTAAGGCCATTTTTTTAAGCGTATGGGATCATAATAATAAAGAATCCCTGCGAATTGATCTCTGGACCAAAGACATGCCGCTGGATGAAATGAAGATATTTTTTCATCAAACCTTAAGTGCGATGGCCGATACTTTTCAACGGGCTACAAATGATGAAAAGATGAGTGCGACTATGAAGGATTTTTGCGATTACTTCGCTGAAAAGCTCGAATTAAAACGAGAGTAG
- the mraZ gene encoding division/cell wall cluster transcriptional repressor MraZ: MLNLIGTYECKADVKGRVMVPADLKKQLAPVASQSFVLKRAVFQPCLEMYPMQEWELLMEKMSKLNRFNRKNNDFIRRFTAGVRTVELDASGRLNIPKDLASFAGIQKELVISSAINIVEIWDKKNYEQAIDDAASDFADLAEEVMGDTSDAANGIS; this comes from the coding sequence GTGCTCAATTTAATAGGAACATACGAGTGTAAAGCAGATGTAAAAGGGCGTGTAATGGTTCCGGCCGATCTTAAGAAACAGCTGGCGCCAGTGGCATCTCAAAGCTTTGTTTTAAAGCGAGCTGTATTTCAGCCTTGTCTGGAGATGTATCCTATGCAGGAGTGGGAACTGTTGATGGAGAAAATGAGCAAGCTCAACAGGTTTAATCGTAAGAACAATGATTTTATTCGTCGGTTTACTGCAGGGGTGCGTACGGTGGAATTGGATGCTTCAGGGCGGTTAAACATTCCCAAGGACCTTGCCTCGTTTGCTGGAATTCAAAAAGAGTTGGTGATCTCTTCTGCGATCAATATCGTTGAGATCTGGGATAAGAAAAATTATGAACAGGCCATTGATGATGCCGCAAGTGATTTTGCAGATCTGGCCGAAGAAGTTATGGGTGATACAAGCGATGCTGCTAATGGAATATCATAA
- the gldB gene encoding gliding motility lipoprotein GldB, which yields MKYIVLTFAVLFVVSCETKSETEKQIEAIPMDISIIRFDKIFAEASVDELPKLKSEFPVFFPEQYPDSIWRQKMQDTLQKQLEAEVLKKFPENEPLEEELEALFRHIKYYVSSFSPPQIVTTTSDVDYRNKVILANKTLVISLDNYLGSDHYFYEDIHLYISKNMKEDQIVQDVAATYAKRLISPPRQRSLLAQMIYFGKELYIKDLWLPETSDAHKIGYTEEEMQWVHDNEADMWRYFIENELLYSTDAKLPPRFINPAPFSKFYLEIDNESPGMAGRFLGWQIVKSYMENNDVTFDQLMIASTEEIFTKSKYKPKK from the coding sequence ATGAAATATATAGTGTTGACGTTTGCCGTGCTTTTTGTTGTTTCCTGTGAAACCAAATCGGAAACCGAAAAACAAATAGAAGCGATACCTATGGATATTTCTATTATTCGGTTCGACAAGATCTTTGCTGAAGCTTCGGTTGATGAGCTACCCAAATTAAAAAGTGAATTTCCCGTATTTTTTCCTGAACAATATCCAGACAGCATCTGGCGACAAAAAATGCAGGATACCCTTCAGAAACAATTGGAAGCAGAAGTACTTAAGAAGTTTCCGGAAAATGAACCTCTGGAGGAAGAATTGGAAGCCCTTTTTAGGCATATAAAATACTATGTTTCGTCTTTTAGTCCGCCACAAATCGTGACCACCACATCTGATGTAGATTACAGAAATAAAGTGATCCTGGCCAACAAGACCCTGGTAATTTCCCTTGATAATTATCTGGGAAGTGATCATTATTTCTATGAGGATATCCATCTTTATATTTCCAAGAATATGAAGGAAGATCAGATTGTACAAGATGTAGCAGCCACATATGCCAAAAGATTAATTTCTCCTCCGCGACAACGGTCACTTCTGGCTCAAATGATCTATTTCGGAAAGGAATTATATATTAAGGACCTCTGGCTTCCCGAAACTTCTGATGCGCATAAAATTGGGTATACGGAGGAGGAAATGCAGTGGGTACACGACAATGAGGCCGATATGTGGCGTTATTTCATAGAAAATGAATTATTGTATAGCACCGATGCGAAACTACCTCCACGTTTTATCAACCCGGCGCCTTTCTCAAAATTCTATCTGGAGATCGATAATGAATCTCCCGGAATGGCAGGTAGGTTTCTGGGGTGGCAGATCGTGAAATCCTATATGGAAAACAATGATGTTACCTTCGATCAGCTTATGATCGCCAGTACCGAAGAAATTTTTACAAAATCTAAATACAAACCGAAAAAATAA